ACTCTGTTCAGCCTCGCAGGCTGACAGATTTCTGCTTATGTCAGCTCAATGTATTtactctcagtctctctctttctcacacacacgcacacacatatactctTACATACACAGACACTTACAGATGCCCACGTGTGCACAGTCATGCGTTAAAGACAAATACAGGCTGTGCAGGGTTCACCAGGACAGTATAGGGGCCATAGCCACGTCTGAGAGCAACAAAATCAAGAACAGTCTAGCCTGAAAAATTGATTTTGTTATGTACACATTGATCAAAGTTCAAGTCAATAGGAAGGGAGAGTCagcacaaacaagacaaaaacgTCACTCATGTAACCACTCATAAATCCGACTTAGATCATGTGATGTATAGTTATTATTTAGCTAAAGCTTTCACGGCGAATGAATCGAGGACGGTGTGTTCTTGTCTGAAACTTCCAGAGAAGATCCAAATGTGCGTGAGTTATGACCACGGTGGCATCCCAGAGCGCTATATCATAAGATTGCGTAAGGACAAACGCACATGTTGAAAAACTTCACTTGCAGCCACAGACAGCCTGTGAACACATTCTAGTCCGGCGCTCAATGACTCCGacctttcacctcctctctccctcctctccccgcGTTTTTCCATATGTCTCTCTCACACCTGTTAGTGTCAAATGTGGAGATCCCTGCACGCCAAAGATTCgttccatcacacacacacacatgtgcctGTTTAGACACACCAAAAGaccagagggaggggaggattGGAGGACAAGGGCAGTGGGACAGGGTGTGTAACAtggtgtgatgtgatgtaacTGCATTCGTTATTGACTTTTTGTTCCCCTGATCccttaatgtgtgtttgttattacACAACTTCCAGAGATCATCAGACCATCTGCAGATGGGGAGATTTTGTCGGAGAGCCGTGAGACAGAGCAGTGATAAGCGGGCATTTGTGCTTGAGAAtgaatgcagctgtgtgtgtgtgtgtgtgtgtgtgtgtgtgtgtgtgtgctccagtaCGATCTTATGTGTGAGAGGACAGATTTGAATACAAGGGAGGGAAAATTATGGCAAATGAGATGAGACGTGTTGGCCTGTCCCCATCATTAATTCTTCAAAGGACTCTTTGAGGGAGACTTGGCCGGATGGTTAAGTTTAGAATGTACTTCATCAATTCAACTGTTAagtgtgacattttgggaaatacacaaGAACATAATTCCACTCTTATGTCTGTGCGCTGAATATGAAGCTAGAGCCAACAGCTGGTTAGATTTGCTGAAGAAATAGGCTGAGAAATAGTCGCTCATAGAATCACAACTTGTCATTCTTATGCTTTAGCAGTTTTTGTATACATTGAATAAATGGGGGTGCTGTTTTCCCCTgactccagtctttgtgctaagctaagcttatCAGCTGCAGGCTGTAGCTTCTTATCTGTCGTCTAGACATGAGGgtggtatcagtcttctcatctatTGGGTATGCAGTATCTTAAGTGTTTGTCTGAGTGACATAAATCTGTTAACAGTCAACTCTAGGACGGCAACAAGAAGCTGCTCCCCAGCTTCTAGTGAATTTTAGGGCCCGGACACACTTAACAACATCACAGAACTAGCGGCAAAGAAGCTGTCTTTGTCATTTAGAAGGGAAAACCGAAGGACTGCAAGACAGAAACTGTTCTAATCCagaatatgtctgataaaaaaagTTGTGAGTAGATCTAGAgatgaggcagacagagaaatcATGGAGAAACCGTGCTGAATAGGTGAAATGGCGCTAACCAGACCATCAGCCTGGTGAGACAGGGCCATTAGTATTTAAGccactaaaatgtgttttttttggatcacattttttctctttaacattAAATGAACTAAATCATATATTGCAACAATCAAAGTTGAAGTTGCTTAAATTATTCTATactgaaaaatgattttttttgaatttttttgggACTTTGGTGTAGGTGTGGACTTGTCACACATGATTCACACTGACGGGCAAACGACCCCCACCTGGTGTGGGGCCACGTCCTATTTTgattcaaatgttgttttaaacgACTCTGAAAAAGGTTTTCAGGGCGTGTGAGGCATTTTAGCGAGGCTATTTCCTTTTGATGTGCTGTTATGTAATTCTATTCTCACCATAATTATCTTctttaacatttacatatatatacttatacatatatagagagagagagcgagtaaGCTGAGTACGTTTATACTGATCCACCCTTACATTTTTTAACGCCTGTATACGTCCCCACCTCTTTCTAAAACAAAGTGTCCTTGCATTCCTTACATAAAATATTTGCCACACAGATCAGATCATTATTGGTTTTGATCGTCGATATGCTGACGACAAgtaaaatatagaatatcacAAGGGTTATCAAGTACACTGTCCTCCTAAACAACAAAACacgtttgtgtgtctgtgtgtgtgtgggccaaATAGCGCTGGAGTAAATTTTCCCCAGCCCCCGAGCTAGCGCCCTTATTCATGACTGCAGCTCACTGTGCCATCACGTGCCTGTGTGTTTACAAGTGTtcgcacaacacacacacacggtgctgGTCACCTCGGCGCGGCGGTTCAGGTCAGCAAAAGTCAGACAAGCAGTGCTGAAGCAGGTGGAAAAGCAGGTGAAGAGGCTAAAGTGGCAGAGCGAGGACAAGGGCAGAGAGGACTATCAGGAAATTCTTTGTCACCTTCAACCCCCCAcgttagcaaaaaaaaaataaatcaatcacgacccctcccccccttccccccaggctcaatctgtttttcttctccttgtcTCCCTGACAGCGGGGGGTTTGTTCATCaaccctctctccccccctttttcttttctttactctgCCTTTTATTCTCTAAGCTTGGGTGGATTTCATCACAGTGGCCTGTTGCTCTCACTGATCCTCACTCTCTTTCTTAAATTCAAGATTTCTTTGCTGATATGGCTGTGAACAAGTAAAGTTATCAGCAGTAATGATtcagaatgttttaaaaaaaaaagacacatacgTATACACAATACTAGGGGCAGACTGATTATGGGTGACGATATATATTATTATGGCAATTATTGAGATTTACTGCTGATATAATACATTAATTTTCTAACTCAGTGAGTCACTGGTTTCAAGCTGGTATTGACTGTTGCACTGCCATTGCAAAGACAACCTGACATTTCcgttttcctcagagtcacaaaaaaaccacaacacatgGGTTCATTAAATCATTCCGTCTACAACAGGAATTAGTTGCCGGTCAACCGTCCTATTACTGGGTGACAAAATTGCATCATGATAGCGAGGCTCATGGCGAACCAGTGATTAGATCAATCTCTACTTGACTTCGGGGGTTGAGACTGTGGGCCTCCCATCAGACAAGGGTTGGAAAAAAGGCGCCCCCTCACCCACCTTGTTTACTGTCTACGCTTGCTGGCCTTCACTAAATTCCTGGACAGGATCATGATTGTTGTGAACCCACAGACTCTCAACTGTGGAGCCGAGATAGCCCAATTTCGCTGTTCGACACaacatcagaaacacaaaaaagccAGTTTGAGAGCATTCTTTAATTCTTGACTCTAAGGAATGACATCATTTAACTTTCTGTTTaaccacatcacacacatttagGGTATTCTATGCGTATTCTATTGTAATAACTGATAGTGTTAAACACTCCCTTCCCTTTGGATACCTCTGCATGCAACACATTCCTGAACtacacagcaaacaaaacattccAAAAGCATGTAGTTCACACTTAAACATGCTTCATTTGCGTGGTAGCCAGTAGTCTGTTTAAACAAGTCTAACACATACActcactctgcctctttctccatccctcacgtcacccccccctcccccctcttcctcctcccctgcacTCGCTGCACAGCCTGATGACATCACGAACAGCCGGTATAAATCAGCCAGTAGGATTGCGCCGCAGCCTGTGCCGCTGACTacactctccctcctctctcattctgtcagtctctcactctgcagtctctctctctcattcacacacaccctcacacagtACCTCATTCCTTCGCACCGCCGCAGACATGGCTGAAGCTTTCGTTGGCACATGGAACCTCAAGACGAGCGAAAAGTTCGACGACTACATGAAGGAGCTGGGtaagtgtgtgttctgtgtgtatACAGCATAATATACAGTTGTGCGGGGGTGGATGTGTGCGCATGCGTCTGTAACAGGAGAGGATGCTGGCAGTGCTGCATGTGGGCACATGTGCAAAAAGGGGGCCAGGTAAGATAAAAGGCTGCTTCATAGTGTGTTTAAACCGCTTATGCAGCtggggaaggaaagaaagagagataagGGGAGACAATGAATGGGTAAATAAGGGAGGAACTGAGTTGGAGAATGTAAAGAGAGAAGGGTGGAAAGAGGCTcatagaaagagaaagaaagaaggaaaaagggGATAAGATTTGAaccagagggggaggaaaaagaggaagagtggTTGACCGCATGGCCTCAGTGCTGGAAACGAGGGAGGGGCTGTCGCTGCAGGGAGAAATAACCCAACCCCAATGTGAGAAACTCTGAATGGCAAACAActggcagtcacacacacacacacgcacacacacacacacacttgagagTGTAATGTGGGTGACCTTCGGTGAAAGCTGTTCATTGTCTGAGGCCGTGGGAGGAGATGAATATAAAAGAGCTAAAGGGACGAGAAAGTGCTTCAAAatatcacacgcacacacacacacacacacacacacacacacgcctgcacacgcacacgcacacacacacgcacacactcaccacatatgcacacacacacactcactcactcattcactcactcacagtGGGGTGTATGTATGTGATGTGGGCAGGTGCTCAGACTTTTACAACCATGAAGAATGACACTAAACCCTTTGACtttgtgtgacactgtgtgtgtgtgtgtgtgtgtgtgtgtgtgtgtgtgtgtgtgtgtgtgtctgtgtgtgagagactcATGACCCCAGAGCCATTTTAACTTCGCCCCATCTGCTCTGGTCCCCATAGAAACCTTCAACCTCTAACCCCAGTCCTCTTGATCAATgatgcctcacacacacacacacacacacacacacacacaagtgacTTCTTGTTGCTCTGAATGTGGGAAAGGATCGGTAGTAGCTCTAAGAGTTGAACTGGATTGTCAGCCTGGAAAAAATAAGGGTGTGAGTCACTCTTACCCCATGGAATGAACTCTCTTGAACCCTTACAAACacaacctaaaaaaaaaggaagggtaTTAATCATTTGGACACATACATGTCCAGACAGGCAGTCGGGTCAATGGGAGCCTGCAGTGTCTACAGAACGGGCTGCATGTTTTGGCAGTCGACAAATAAGAGATAAGAGAGTGTGTCAGGTTGAAGGAGACCTAAAGGACAAATGCATGAGTACTGCTGTTAAACTCTCTAAAAATACGCCACTTTGTATTTGGTTGTATTTACTTTAGAAatgacagcatttaaaaaattaataaacattttttatacaaTCATtatgctgaaatgttttggaCAGAACAGGGTTAACACCAATACTCTGAACTACCACTCCGGGCATACACAGGTCAGCCAATAGAACTGCTAGCCACGTgtctaactgagctaattagctgaTGGCAGATATGGTTAGAAGCCGTAAGAGGTTACTCCGGTGAAACGCTTCCCCCTGCTTGTTTGGGGTACATTCAACAGCTGGCCAATTTGATTTAGTGCCATCAGCAGGTCGAAGTTTTCTCCTGTCAGATATATCGACATCTCTTTGGTGGATTGCTGCAAAATTGGGCAAGGACGTTCATTGTCCCAAGAGGAGAAACCCTCAGATGAATTTGGTGACCCCCTCCCCCACTTTTTTCTCAACACCAGGAGATTGACACTTTTTTGCATCCATGcgaaatatctcaacaactataaAATGGGTTGTAGTGAAATCTGATACAGCCATTAAAGTGTCATGAATTTGGTGATAGCTTGTAATTAGTCCGGTATGTTGTTTCATGTTGCAGGAgcactttgtgtgcatgtagcTTGCTGATGTAGCTATTTAGCCTAAAGCACATTTATGCCTGAACACAGTTGAGAGAAGGCACGGTCAGTTTGTCCAATCAATCTATTGACAGAACTTTAAaaccacacagagctgctgtctaTATTCTCTATGTATCAAGGCAGCGTTACTCTTTAAATGCCCCAGAGCGATTCATTACAATACctatgtgtctttgttttctacAGGTGTGGGCTTCGCTACACGTAAGGTGGGCGGCATGACCAAGCCCACCACCCTCATCTCGGTTGATGGCAACACGGTGACGCTGAAGACCCAGAGCACCATCAAGAACACAGAGATCTCCTTCAAGCTTGGAGAGGAGTTCGACGAAACCACCGCCGATGACAGGAAGGTTAAGGTGAGTGGTTAGATGTCCGGTTGATCATTGAGGACAATGCTAGTCCTCGACGTAGAGGAATAACTTGTCTCTCTGGTGGCTCAAAATGAACTACACACCTAAGATGTTAAGTATCCATAGCGTGAGTGGTAGTTACAGTCATTGGGATGATTGATGGCCAAACAAACTTCTGTGGCGCATCAAAGTTGGCATTAGCAATCTCGTTTTGAATGTGAACAGGGGTATGCAGGTCAGATAGGTCAGGGCTGAGAGAGTTGAGCATCAGACACCCTGAAATTAGAGTTAAGAATGTTGGCTTTTTCTAATTTGAAGGGTCAAAGGAATTACCGGTGGCTTAGATGTAAAATGTAGTAGACTGCTTTCAAAGACCAAGTGTTCAATTGTCTCTCAGTAAAGCTCTTCAAGTAAACTTTGTGCAGATGCAAAATAACTTCAACAAGGCATTTTGCGAGGACTAAAGTatccaaaaatatcaaaaaattaCTTAGTGGGTAGTAGCTAGTGGGTCATTATTAGCCTACcaatgttttaaaatggaatatgtgggtttttttctaaGAGCAAACAATGTCTTcctttaacaaataaaaaggcaTACTTACCGCGAAGCAGTAGACACCTAAATAATCAATTTTAAATGGTCGGTTTTGCTGCTAGAGCCTGATTTGTTCCAGTTTGGGCAGAGAATTTTGgtggctaatgctagctaacgttaggcCTAACTAAGATTTCAGAGTCATTTTACTGACTTTATAGCTCATATCTACTTTTGCTATAGTTACACCACGTTTTAGCATTAATATTATAATTGTGAATTGTGATCAAAAAGGCTGTTTTAACTGCTCAGCTAACGTTACATGTGTTAGCTAAGTAGCATTTTCCTGCTGTAGTTAGTCGAGGCGGAGCCCATTTTAACCACTTTTCTAAAGTGTTTGATATCTTAATTTGTGGTAAGGCATCATAATTTTATAAGCAAGGGTGAATACTTAATTTTACTGTCAGGGGTAACgataaacattttctctttgtggCTCAAATTGAAACAGCAGCTGGCAAACAGTAGCTATCAAAGATAAAGAAGATTCAACTGCGAGGCCACGGAGCTAACAAAAAGCAGGCAGAGGTCTTTtgaaactaaaaacacattgattGGCATTAATACCCTAGTTAGCACAAATGCTATCAATGCATGTCTTTATATCATTTAAAATCATACAGTTTTGTTTACAATGATATATTGAGAGGGACAAGTCATGCTTTTCACGCAAGTGAAGTAGATTTAAACAGTAGCGTAAAATAAAAACGGTAGTGTACTTTGATAAATgtactttatattttttttttcttctattgtCTGCAGTCCATTGTAACAATAGAGGATGGGAAGCTGGTGCACATACAGAGGTGGGACGGCAGAGAGACCAGCCTGGTCCGGGAAGTCAACGGCAATGCCCTCACGCTGGTCAGCGCTCACACAGAATGCATCCATTTATtatctgtacgtgtgtgtgtgtgtgttggcagtttttttaatctctttgtctgtttccatcaCAGACACTCAAACTCGGAGACGTCGTTTGCACACGTCACTATGAGCGGGCAGAGTAACACCCAACACTGAAACCACCCTGCAGCATCTACCTGCATCAGCTAAAGCCCTGCATCCTAAAACTCCTAAAACCACCTCAACCCAGGCCGAGCAAACCTCTCGACATCTCTTCATACTGTACGCCCAGTATTAACATTAATGATGACTGTGACCTCCCCTCTCTGCCCATCCCTCTCTTTATACTGTTGTTCCTTCTACTGTaagaaacactgaataaattccaatgatttgttgtttttgtctaaaaacaaatgcaggtctgcatattttgttttgttttttttagaaaatgtgttatgCATGGTGCCTATGATAAACTTGGACAAGTGTTTGAATTTACAAGTTTGCCTATTGAGACCtggaaaaattcaaataaaagtgtCTACACTGTTAAAGTGGTAAAACAACGAAAATGCGTGTGTTATGcgtgtaatttttttttctttttggttggTCAAGCTACATGAATTTTACTCACTACGGAAAGATGTTTCCCTTAGGGACATTCCGTCAGCGCAAATTTCACATTTCGCAGTAAAaatctgagctgctgttgtgaaCTCAGAGTGCGAGTGTCCTTAAAGTACTCCACTCCAATCCATTGTTAATTGTGTCCcactgaaaacagcagatcCAAAGAGTGTGACCACAGTTTCCATCACAGCTAGTTTTACAGACTCACAGGAAGGTTAATTATAGCccctgttcctgtgtgtgtgtgtgtgtgtgtgtgtgtgtgtgtgtgtgtgtgtgtgtgtgtgtagacacgTGGACATGTCGCCTTTGCCCTGGCTAGGTGAGGGGAAAGATTTGTCAAATTTGTTCTAGGTGTGCTGGAACTCTTGTGTTCTTATGTTTGTACAGTAGTTGTGCCCAGAGGCTTTCTAATTTCAGATCATTCCGTCCCGTAGAGCACTGATGTCATGTGCTAGTGACAGACTGCCAACTGGAGGCAGGGTGACGGGGTGAAAGGGCGCAGAGCGATCAGGCCACCATATGCCTTCACCTCCCCAAATAACTCTGAACTTAAATGGCCACAAGAAAAGATAGTCATACACTTATAGCCTTCTTCCTCAGAAGACTTAGCCTTcgtttattaatttttttccattacaacATCAGCTAATATCAGTTTTAACAGTCTCAGTGGCAAGTTGAATCTTTGAATAATgttggaaaaaatatatatatattatttaacaCAAATTTTTCTAATTACAGTTTTCTATTCATGCCTCCAGATTTACAGctctttctttcatctttatgcttttgttttttcacttgttGTGGtattgtggaataaaaaaatgtgagcaGAAAAAGTTGAGCTGCGTATAAATAgctaaaaataactttttcaaTAGCAGTCCCAGTGGTATGAAGGAACAAACCTACTGACAAAACAAGTGAGCAAGCGTGAAAATGGGTAATTCCAGGATTAGTGTGTCCTTTATGGACCTCATATGTGTAGTGACAGATTCAACACAGCTGTCCGCGTACGATGCGAAAAAAAGGGGGCCGTCTGAACGTTGGAGGTGCAGAAATATCATGAAATTGTGGTAACCCTTGCTGTGATCTAACTCATGTAAAATCAGTGTTGGCTAACTATGTAAACGGACGTGCATTTCTGTAGCACTTTTCCAATCTACTGACCAGTCAAAGCACTTTCAAAGCACAGGGAATGAATTAAACATAAAGAGGTCTGCTTGGTTATTATATGCAAATCATTTTATTATGCTGACATAATAAGTTGTTACTGTATTGTAAAGACAGACTGTTACCAGGTAATACCACAGTTGTGTGAGCTCGTGTTTTAATCGTCACCATGGTTAACCTAAATCACCTTTCTGCTGCTTGTAGTATGTTTTGTTGCTATGaaacatacacaacacacacacaaaaaaaacagcaaaagaagGCCAGTTGGGTCAATGActcacaagtggccctaacgactctgaaactcaagAGTTCACATGTGACCTTAACGACTTggtaaagacacacacacacacacacacacacacacacacacacgagcctGAGACTTACCCCTCATAATCTCTTCCAGTTAGAAGAAGCTTCTcagatgagaagtgaaacatcttcaagaaactgaaacaaatccGGTCGAGACGCATATGATACATCACTTTACacacaacaaaagcactttggcTGTAGATACTTTCCTGTGGCCTTGCAACCCACTTTGATGAAATGTACACATGTgcattccattttttttg
This window of the Acanthopagrus latus isolate v.2019 chromosome 3, fAcaLat1.1, whole genome shotgun sequence genome carries:
- the fabp3 gene encoding fatty acid-binding protein, heart — encoded protein: MAEAFVGTWNLKTSEKFDDYMKELGVGFATRKVGGMTKPTTLISVDGNTVTLKTQSTIKNTEISFKLGEEFDETTADDRKVKSIVTIEDGKLVHIQRWDGRETSLVREVNGNALTLTLKLGDVVCTRHYERAE